One Panicum virgatum strain AP13 chromosome 3N, P.virgatum_v5, whole genome shotgun sequence DNA segment encodes these proteins:
- the LOC120664316 gene encoding FACT complex subunit SSRP1-B isoform X1, which produces MTEGHHFNNISLGGRGGGNPGQFKLYSGGLAWKKQGGGKIIEVDKADITSVTWMKIPKSYQLSVGTRDGLCYRFFGFREQDVSGLTNFIQKSTGITPEEKQLSISGHNWGGVAINGNMLCFNVGSKEAFEVSLADVSQSQMQGKTDVVLEFHVDDTTGANEKDSLMDLSFHVPTSNTQFVGDEHRTSAQMLWQAISVQIDGGGSSETAVATFDGIAILTPRGRYSVELHQSFLRLQGQANDFKIQYSSILRLFVLPKSHNPHTFVVITLDPPIRKGQTLYPHIVIQFETETVVERELTLSEEVLAEKYKDRLESSYRGLIHEVFSMVLRGLSGAKVTRPSTFRSCQDGYAVKSSLKAEDGLLYPLEKGFFFLPKPPTLIPHEEIEYVEFERHGAGGASISSHYFDLLVKLKNDQEHLFRNIQRNEYHNLFNFISGKHIKILNLGDGQGRAGGVTAVLQSTDDDSVDPHLERIKNQAGNEESDEEDEDFVADKDDSGSPTDDSDEDGSDASLTGGEKEKSSKKEASSSKPPVKKKQKSVPDEGSQKKKPKKKKDPNAPKRAIAPFMYFSKAERANIKSSNPELATTEIAKKLGERWQKMSAEERQPYIEQSQVDKQRYAEESAAYRGATTQQGSGDGSE; this is translated from the exons ATGACGGAAGGCCATCACTTCAACAACATCTCCcttggaggccgcggcggcggc AACCCTGGGCAGTTCAAACTTTATTCAGGAGGACTGGCATGGAAGAAGCAAGGGGGAGGAAAGATCATTGAGGTTGATAAAGCTGATATCACATCTGTGACATGGATGAAAATTCCTAAATCCTATCAGCTTAGTGTTGGGACAAGGGACGGTCTCTGTTACAGGTTCTTTGGCTTCCGTGAACAG GATGTTAGCGGCCTGACTAACTTCATACAAaaaagcacgggaatcacaccAGAGGAGAAGCAGCTTTCCATTAGTGGGCATAACTGGGGTGGAGTTGCAATAAATG GGAATATGCTTTGCTTTAATGTCGGTTCAAAGGAAGCATTTGAAGTCTCTCTAGCAGATGTGTCACAGAGTCAGATGCAAGGGAAAACAGATGTCGTCCTAGAGTTCCATGTCGATGATACTACTGGGGCTAATGAG AAAGATTCGCTGATGGATTTAAGTTTTCATGTACCAACTTCAAATACTCAATTCGTTGGAGATGAGCATCGTACTTCAGCTCAG ATGCTATGGCAGGCTATATCAGTTCAAATTGACGGTGGGGGCTCCTCAGAGACTGCTGTTGCTACATTCGATGGAATTGCAATTCTTACACCAAG AGGTCGATACAGTGTTGAGCTTCATCAGTCATTTTTGCGACTCCAAGGACAAGCTAATGATTTCAAGATACAGTATAGCAGTATTCTTCGCCTCTTTGTTTTACCAAAG TCACACAACCCTCATACTTTCGTGGTTATCACGCTTGACCCACCAATTCGCAAAGGACAAACATTATATCCTCACATTGTTATCCAG TTTGAGACAGAGACCGTGGTTGAAAGGGAACTGACATTAAGTGAGGAGGTTTTGGCTGAAAAATACAAGGATAGGCTAGAGAGCTCTTACAGG GGTCTAATACATGAGGTATTCTCCATGGTCCTTCGTGGCTTATCTGGTGCTAAAGTGACAAGGCCAAGTACATTCCGCAGTTGCCAAGATGGATATGCAGTCAAATCATCACTTAAAGCTGAAGACGGTTTACTTTATCCACTTGAAAAGGGCTTTTTCTTTCTGCCAAAACCCCCTACCCTCATTCCTCATGAGGAG ATTGAATATGTTGAATTTGAGCGTCATGGTGCTGGCGGTGCTAGTATTTCATCTCATTATTTTGACCTCCTGGTAAAGCTGAAAAATGATCAAGAACATCTCTTCAGAAACATCCAAAGGAACGAATATCATAACCTGTTCAACTTCATCAG TGGTAAGCACATAAAAATTCTGAATCTTGGAGATGGTCAAGGTAGAGCTGGTGGTGTCACTGCTGTTCTTCAGAGTACTGATGATGATTCTGTCGATCCACATCTGGAGAGGATAAAAAATCAGGCTGGGAATGAGGAAAGTGACGAAGAG GATGAAGATTTTGTGGCAGACAAGGATGATAGTGGATCTCCTACTGATGATTCTGATGAGGATGGCTCTGATGCTAGTTTGACCGGGGGAGAAAAGGAG AAGTCTTCCAAGAAGGAAGCAAGTAGCTCAAAGCCACCTgtgaagaagaagcagaagagTGTGCCTGATGAAGGTTCTCAGAAAAAGAagccaaagaagaagaaagatccgaATGCCCCTAAAAGAGCCATAGCTCCATTCATGTACTTCTCAAAGGCTGAGCGAGCT AATATTAAGAGCAGTAATCCTGAACTGGCTACCACAGAGATCGCGAAAAAGCTCGGGGAGAGGTGGCAAAAGATGTCAG CTGAGGAGAGGCAACCATACATTGAACAGTCCCAGGTCGACAAGCAACGATATGCGGAAGAGTCTGCCGCCTATCGCGGTGCAACCACTCAGCAGGGCTCCGGCGATGGGTCGGAATGA
- the LOC120664316 gene encoding FACT complex subunit SSRP1-B isoform X2: MTEGHHFNNISLGGRGGGNPGQFKLYSGGLAWKKQGGGKIIEVDKADITSVTWMKIPKSYQLSVGTRDGLCYRFFGFREQDVSGLTNFIQKSTGITPEEKQLSISGHNWGGVAINGNMLCFNVGSKEAFEVSLADVSQSQMQGKTDVVLEFHVDDTTGANEKDSLMDLSFHVPTSNTQFVGDEHRTSAQMLWQAISVQIDGGGSSETAVATFDGIAILTPRGRYSVELHQSFLRLQGQANDFKIQYSSILRLFVLPKSHNPHTFVVITLDPPIRKGQTLYPHIVIQFETETVVERELTLSEEVLAEKYKDRLESSYRGLIHEVFSMVLRGLSGAKVTRPSTFRSCQDGYAVKSSLKAEDGLLYPLEKGFFFLPKPPTLIPHEEIEYVEFERHGAGGASISSHYFDLLVKLKNDQEHLFRNIQRNEYHNLFNFISGKHIKILNLGDGQGRAGGVTAVLQSTDDDSVDPHLERIKNQAGNEESDEEDEDFVADKDDSGSPTDDSDEDGSDASLTGGEKESSKKEASSSKPPVKKKQKSVPDEGSQKKKPKKKKDPNAPKRAIAPFMYFSKAERANIKSSNPELATTEIAKKLGERWQKMSAEERQPYIEQSQVDKQRYAEESAAYRGATTQQGSGDGSE; encoded by the exons ATGACGGAAGGCCATCACTTCAACAACATCTCCcttggaggccgcggcggcggc AACCCTGGGCAGTTCAAACTTTATTCAGGAGGACTGGCATGGAAGAAGCAAGGGGGAGGAAAGATCATTGAGGTTGATAAAGCTGATATCACATCTGTGACATGGATGAAAATTCCTAAATCCTATCAGCTTAGTGTTGGGACAAGGGACGGTCTCTGTTACAGGTTCTTTGGCTTCCGTGAACAG GATGTTAGCGGCCTGACTAACTTCATACAAaaaagcacgggaatcacaccAGAGGAGAAGCAGCTTTCCATTAGTGGGCATAACTGGGGTGGAGTTGCAATAAATG GGAATATGCTTTGCTTTAATGTCGGTTCAAAGGAAGCATTTGAAGTCTCTCTAGCAGATGTGTCACAGAGTCAGATGCAAGGGAAAACAGATGTCGTCCTAGAGTTCCATGTCGATGATACTACTGGGGCTAATGAG AAAGATTCGCTGATGGATTTAAGTTTTCATGTACCAACTTCAAATACTCAATTCGTTGGAGATGAGCATCGTACTTCAGCTCAG ATGCTATGGCAGGCTATATCAGTTCAAATTGACGGTGGGGGCTCCTCAGAGACTGCTGTTGCTACATTCGATGGAATTGCAATTCTTACACCAAG AGGTCGATACAGTGTTGAGCTTCATCAGTCATTTTTGCGACTCCAAGGACAAGCTAATGATTTCAAGATACAGTATAGCAGTATTCTTCGCCTCTTTGTTTTACCAAAG TCACACAACCCTCATACTTTCGTGGTTATCACGCTTGACCCACCAATTCGCAAAGGACAAACATTATATCCTCACATTGTTATCCAG TTTGAGACAGAGACCGTGGTTGAAAGGGAACTGACATTAAGTGAGGAGGTTTTGGCTGAAAAATACAAGGATAGGCTAGAGAGCTCTTACAGG GGTCTAATACATGAGGTATTCTCCATGGTCCTTCGTGGCTTATCTGGTGCTAAAGTGACAAGGCCAAGTACATTCCGCAGTTGCCAAGATGGATATGCAGTCAAATCATCACTTAAAGCTGAAGACGGTTTACTTTATCCACTTGAAAAGGGCTTTTTCTTTCTGCCAAAACCCCCTACCCTCATTCCTCATGAGGAG ATTGAATATGTTGAATTTGAGCGTCATGGTGCTGGCGGTGCTAGTATTTCATCTCATTATTTTGACCTCCTGGTAAAGCTGAAAAATGATCAAGAACATCTCTTCAGAAACATCCAAAGGAACGAATATCATAACCTGTTCAACTTCATCAG TGGTAAGCACATAAAAATTCTGAATCTTGGAGATGGTCAAGGTAGAGCTGGTGGTGTCACTGCTGTTCTTCAGAGTACTGATGATGATTCTGTCGATCCACATCTGGAGAGGATAAAAAATCAGGCTGGGAATGAGGAAAGTGACGAAGAG GATGAAGATTTTGTGGCAGACAAGGATGATAGTGGATCTCCTACTGATGATTCTGATGAGGATGGCTCTGATGCTAGTTTGACCGGGGGAGAAAAGGAG TCTTCCAAGAAGGAAGCAAGTAGCTCAAAGCCACCTgtgaagaagaagcagaagagTGTGCCTGATGAAGGTTCTCAGAAAAAGAagccaaagaagaagaaagatccgaATGCCCCTAAAAGAGCCATAGCTCCATTCATGTACTTCTCAAAGGCTGAGCGAGCT AATATTAAGAGCAGTAATCCTGAACTGGCTACCACAGAGATCGCGAAAAAGCTCGGGGAGAGGTGGCAAAAGATGTCAG CTGAGGAGAGGCAACCATACATTGAACAGTCCCAGGTCGACAAGCAACGATATGCGGAAGAGTCTGCCGCCTATCGCGGTGCAACCACTCAGCAGGGCTCCGGCGATGGGTCGGAATGA